Within the Gracilinema caldarium DSM 7334 genome, the region GCCTTTGTAGAAGTTCCGGTTGCTGACAATACATCAGGCGGTCTGGTATGAGTGATACACCTATAGCAGTTCTTGTACTAGATGATGAAACTCGATTGGCTGAAGAAATTGGAGAATATCTTGAGTCAAAAGGATTTTCTGTATATGTAGCTGATAAGCCTTCTAAAGCATTCCAGATCATTCATGCAAATCCGATACAAATTGCCATGGTCGATATCAAGCTTCCGGAATACGATGGGCTTACCTTTTTAAAAAAACTTCAGGCAGAACAGTCCATCATTGAAACCATCATCATGAGCGGTCATGGTGATATGGAAAGCGTGATTGAAGCGCTGCGGCTTGGGGCTTTTGATTATCTCAGAAAGCCCTTTACCAGCCTGGAGCTGGAAGCGGCCATCAACAGAATTAGCCGTTTTCTGGATGTTCAGCAGAATTACCGGCGTTTTGCAAAAAAATGTATGGAATTGGAAGATCAGATCTATTCCGGTGATGATCTGATTGGGAAATCTCCTATCATTATAAAAATACGGGAAGAAATTGAACGGGCTGCCCAATTTCCTGATGTTTCTGTACTGATCCGGGGTGAGAGTGGAACCGGAAAGGAATTGGTAGCCCGGAGCATTCATCGGAAAAGTAATCGATCTTCAGGTTCCTTTGTGCCTGTGAATTGTGCTGCTATACCACGGGAAATGTTCGAAAGTGAATTTTTTGGTCATGCTAAAGGAGCCTTTACCGATGCCCAAACCAGGCGGGATGGTCTTTTTAAAGCCGCCGATGGTGGGACCCTTTTCCTTGATGAGGTCGGAGAAATCCCTATAGAGTTGCAGGCAAAATTGCTGCGAGTTCTGGAAGATAAGCGGGTTCGGCCTGTCGGGATGGATCGGGAAATCCCGACCGATGTCCGAGTCATCGGTGCGACCAATCGGGATTTACTGGAAGAAGTTCGACAAGGTCGGTTCCGTAAAGATCTTTATTACCGATTGAATGTGATGGACATGTATATTCCACCTCTTCGTGAACGTTCCGAAGATATTCCAGAATTAGCGTCCTTTTTTTACAAACAGGCCTCTCTTCGTTCCGGTAGACTTGTCGAACCTCTCGATGAGACCTTATTTGCTATCCTTTCCCAATATTATTTCCCTGGCAATATCCGGGAGCTTAAAAATTTGATGGAACGGATTGTTATCCTGGGAAGAAAACCCAGCGAAAGGGATCTGATGGCTTGGCTTGATCCAGAACATTGTGGCTGTTTTAAAACCTTTTCTGAACCAGGCTTCAACGATCCAGCTCTACACCTGGATCTTCCTGTGAAAAAGGTGTCTTTAAGGGCAATGCAGATGCAAGAATTAAATTTGGAACAGCTCGAAAGGAATGCTATTCAAGTGGCTTTGCAAACCTCCCGGGGAAATTTGTCCGCCGCTGCCCGGCTCCTTGGCATCACCCGGCAAGCCCTGGATCGGAGAATGAAAAAGTACGGACTTCAATAAGCATAATCCCCAGCGGCGTACACTGTACATCTATCTCTGAAATGTCCGTTTTTGGGCGTCCGTTTTCGGACACCCCATGCTTATGTGTCCATTTTCGTACATCAATCTACTGAAGCTCTTTAGATATATGCGCTCTGCATATATCTTTATCTATTTATCTATAAAGAATTATTTTTATTATTATTGTTTTCACCTGATTTAGAGTAATTTGGCATACATTTTGCATAAATATCTTTGCCGAAACATCTCGGTACATATTTTATTGCAAGGAGCTTTATTATGGCAGAACAGACCTTAGATTGTCTTGGCGAAGCATGCCCAGTACCTCTTATCAAAACTCAGAAGGCTATGGAAAAGATGGCCGTTGGTGATGTGTTAATTGTGAATATTGATCACAGCTGTGCAATGAAGAATGTACCTGACTGGGCCCGTTCTGTTGGCCACAATGTTGAGATTGAAGAAGTCGCCGAAGGCGAATGGAACATTATTATCGAAAAGGTGAAATAAGGGGAAATCTATGGACGAAAAAAAGAAATATCCCTTTCATGAAAAATACTTTAAGAAAGAATGGAGCTATACGACGGGTTCTGTTCTGTTAGTGATGCTCGCGCTGGCCCTGGTTATTGTGACCGGTGGTTCCTGGGGTGTAACCGGTCCTCTTGGCATGTGGGGTGGAAAAATACTGCAGTTTATCGGTATTAATGCGGATGCATGGAAGGGTTATAACGGCAGTCTCGCAAAATATAATTTCTGGAAAGATGCTACAGCAATTACCGACCTGGGTATTGTATTAGGTGCCTTCCTTTCTGTTCTTTTAGCAACACAATTTAAGATTAAAAAAATTAAGAGCATGAAGAATGTCTGGGCTGCAGTCCTGGGCGGTCTGCTCATGGGTATCGGTGCCCGCCTCTCTCTGGGTTGTAATATTGGAGCATTCTTTACCGCCCTTCCTGCGTTCTCTCTTCATGGCTGGGTCTTCTGGGTTTCCATCTTTGCTGGAGCTGCAGTGGGTAGTCAATTACTGAAAAAATACTTTATGTAGGAGGCGAGACATGAGTGATACAACAACTTCTACCATTCGTAGAACCTCAACGCGAGCAAAGGAAACTCCGGAACAGCGGGCCCGAAAACAGAAAATCCAGCTTACTGCTGGTGTGATTGTGGCTGTACTCCTGGTGCTTTTAGGCCTGTATATTCAGACCCAGAACCCCAAGGGTGCTTTTATTTGGATGATTGGTTTAGGCTTTGGTTATACCCTGCAGCGGTCCCGGTTCTGCTTTACCGCATCCATGCGGGATCCGGTGCTGACCGGTTCAACAGAGCTTACCAAGGCGGTCATTATCGCCCTTGCCCTCGCTTCTATCGGGTATATGGCGCTGCAGATGAAGCTCACCGGTGTCGGTCTTGAAAATCTGGGAACCGATGCCCTGAAGGATGCAACCAAGCTTCCCGGACATGTGCGGGCTGTTGGTGTGCATACGGTAATCGGCGGTTTCCTCTTCGGTATAGGGGCAGTTATTGCCGGCGGCTGTGCTTCAGGAACCCTGATGCGGATGGGTGAAGGCTTTGTTCAGCAGTGGATTGCGATCATCTTCTTTATCGCCGGCTCTGTTATTGGTATGGTGATTCTGCCCTATGTTCAGGCTAATCCGATTCTGTATCAGAAGGCCCCTGTATATTTACCCCAGCTTCTCGGCGGATGGGTACCGGCAATCATTGTTCAGTTTGGCCTGCTCTTTATGCTGTATGTATTAGCTGACTGGTACGGAAAGAAAAAGGCTGGAGAACTTTAATTATGGAGAAAAAAATAGAACACTATGATGTGGTCGTTATCGGTGGAGGTCCCGCCGGAATGACCGCAGCATTGTATGCTGGGCGGGCTCGCCTTAAAACCCTGCTTATCGAGAAGTCTCTCATTGGTGGGATGGCAACCTACACCAGCGAGATTGAAAACTATCCCGGTTTCCCGGAACCTATTGATGGCATTGAGCTCATGAAGCTCTTCGATAAGCAGTTCCGCCGTTTTGGGGTAGATGTAAAACTGACCGATGTACGGTCTGTATCGGTGGAATGCAATCAGAAAATCGTTTCCACCTTCAGGACCGATTACTATGCGAAGGCGGTCATCATTTCCACAGGGAATAAGCCCCGCTTAACCGGTGCAAAAAATGAGGAAAAATTCCTGAATGATAAGGGGATTTCCTTCTGTGCTACCTGTGATGCTGCCCGCAATACGGGAAAACGTATCATGGTCATCGGTTCCGGTGATGCCGCCATCGAAGAGGGGATGTTCCTTACCAAGTTTGCCCGGGAAGTGATCGTATCGGTTATTCATGATGAAGGCATTATGGATGCCAACAAGGTTGCCCAGGAAAAAGCCCTGGCTAATCCCAAGATGAAATTCATGTGGAACACCGTGGTCGATTCCTTCGAGGGGGATGACACCTTAAAACAGGTAGTGCTGAAAAACATTAAAACCGGCGAGCTCATTCCCGTTGATGTAGATACCTGTTTCCTCTTCATCGGCTATGTACCCAATACTAAAATGTTCGAAGGTTTCATCGATATGACCCAGCGGGGGTATATCAAAACCAATGAGAACATGGAAACCAGCCGGGAAGGCTTCTTTGCGGTCGGTGACTGCCGGGATAAAATCCTCCGTCAGGTTGCAACCGCTGTTGGTGATGGTGCCATTGCGGGCTTTATGGCTGAAAAGTATGTGGAAGAGCTTGAATATGTACAGCGGGAAATTTTCGAAGCCAAAGGGCTCATCATGGCCTTTGTGTATAACGCAGTAGAAGCTCTCGATCGGGAATTCCTGGCCAGGGTAGAACAGGTTCAGCGGGAACACAAGGATAAGATCCAGCTCAGACGGATTGATGTATATAAGTCTGATCGTATCGCCTGCCGCTTGGATTATACCAAGACCCCCTCCCTTATTTTCATGAAGGATGGAAAGGTCCTGGAAAATGTAACCGATCTGAGTAATCTGGAACAAATGATTTCCCAGATGATTGCAAAATATGCATAAGCAGCTGGTTCGCAGGAAACCCTGAAGAAACCACGCTTGAAACGAAACCCCCGGGTCAGTTCTGATTCGGGGGTTTTTCTTTGCCTTGACAAAAATGGTCATATGCTCATAATGAACCTATTATGAGTGCACAAATCGAGAAATTCTCAAAGATGAATATCAAGCACCTCATTGGTGTAGTCAGCGGTAAGGGCGGTGTCGGTAAATCGACCATCAGCGTGTTAGTAGCCCAGGCTCTTGCAGCCCGGGGGTATAAAACGGGCCTCCTGGATGCGGATATGACCGGTCCCAGCATCCCGCGGCTTCTGGGTATCGAAGGACTTAAGGGCGAGAGCGATGGTGAAAAAATATTCCCCCTCGAGGCAGATCAGGGAATTAAGGTCATTTCGGTAAATATGTTTTTACCCGATGAGGACGAACCGGTTATCTGGCGGGGACCTTTGCTTGCTGGTGCCCTCAAACAATTTTATGAAGACGTTGAGTGGGGCGAACTGGATTACCTCGTGGTAGATTTTCCTCCGGGAACCAGCGATGTAGTGTTAAGCGGATTTCAGCAATTACCCCTGGATGGCATTGTGGTCGTGGTAACACCCCAGGATTTTGTTTCCATGATCGTTGCAAAATCGATTAAAATGGCACTGAAAACCGATGTAAAAGTGCTTGGTATGGTCGAAAACATGGGATCTATGATTTGTCCCCACTGTGGTACTGAATTTTCTCTCTTTGCCCAAGGGCAGGCTCGGGAAGGGGATACGCTCCAGCTGCCGGTATTGGCCCGTTTCCCCTGGCGGCAGGAACTGGCTCAGCGGGGCGCCCTCCTCTGGAATGATTTGCCTCAAGATTTACGTGTTACTGCTGATAGTCTTGTACAAAATATTATGATATCCTTACAATAACGCATGGGGACCTCTCACAACTCATGGTTGTGGGAGGTTCCTGATTTTCAGGCGAGCTTCTGGTCACTGTGGGGTATCCATGAAAAGACAACATCATTGCTTTTTGTTATATGCGGTTCTTGTAAGTATAAGCTGTACAACGGTTAAAAAAAATGACACCCCACCATCCCTGACGACTCCAGAGCCGCTTCCTGCATTTTCCTTTGGAAACCCGGTGCTTGGCTCCGCTGCAGCGAATTCAAATGTACCGGCAGCTGTCTTATTGCAAATTCCGCTTCTACTGGATAATCCGGGACATGATCGGTATGAAATACAAAATCTTGATCTGCAGGCAACGCTATACCGGAAGGATGAGGATCGAATTCTGAAACCGGAAACGATACAATGGTCTCCACCGACAGAAGGCCGCCCTTTCTTAGATGCTTCTTCCAGCCTTTCCGGGA harbors:
- a CDS encoding sigma-54-dependent transcriptional regulator, translated to MSDTPIAVLVLDDETRLAEEIGEYLESKGFSVYVADKPSKAFQIIHANPIQIAMVDIKLPEYDGLTFLKKLQAEQSIIETIIMSGHGDMESVIEALRLGAFDYLRKPFTSLELEAAINRISRFLDVQQNYRRFAKKCMELEDQIYSGDDLIGKSPIIIKIREEIERAAQFPDVSVLIRGESGTGKELVARSIHRKSNRSSGSFVPVNCAAIPREMFESEFFGHAKGAFTDAQTRRDGLFKAADGGTLFLDEVGEIPIELQAKLLRVLEDKRVRPVGMDREIPTDVRVIGATNRDLLEEVRQGRFRKDLYYRLNVMDMYIPPLRERSEDIPELASFFYKQASLRSGRLVEPLDETLFAILSQYYFPGNIRELKNLMERIVILGRKPSERDLMAWLDPEHCGCFKTFSEPGFNDPALHLDLPVKKVSLRAMQMQELNLEQLERNAIQVALQTSRGNLSAAARLLGITRQALDRRMKKYGLQ
- a CDS encoding sulfurtransferase TusA family protein translates to MAEQTLDCLGEACPVPLIKTQKAMEKMAVGDVLIVNIDHSCAMKNVPDWARSVGHNVEIEEVAEGEWNIIIEKVK
- a CDS encoding YeeE/YedE thiosulfate transporter family protein; amino-acid sequence: MDEKKKYPFHEKYFKKEWSYTTGSVLLVMLALALVIVTGGSWGVTGPLGMWGGKILQFIGINADAWKGYNGSLAKYNFWKDATAITDLGIVLGAFLSVLLATQFKIKKIKSMKNVWAAVLGGLLMGIGARLSLGCNIGAFFTALPAFSLHGWVFWVSIFAGAAVGSQLLKKYFM
- a CDS encoding YeeE/YedE thiosulfate transporter family protein — encoded protein: MSDTTTSTIRRTSTRAKETPEQRARKQKIQLTAGVIVAVLLVLLGLYIQTQNPKGAFIWMIGLGFGYTLQRSRFCFTASMRDPVLTGSTELTKAVIIALALASIGYMALQMKLTGVGLENLGTDALKDATKLPGHVRAVGVHTVIGGFLFGIGAVIAGGCASGTLMRMGEGFVQQWIAIIFFIAGSVIGMVILPYVQANPILYQKAPVYLPQLLGGWVPAIIVQFGLLFMLYVLADWYGKKKAGEL
- a CDS encoding NAD(P)/FAD-dependent oxidoreductase is translated as MEKKIEHYDVVVIGGGPAGMTAALYAGRARLKTLLIEKSLIGGMATYTSEIENYPGFPEPIDGIELMKLFDKQFRRFGVDVKLTDVRSVSVECNQKIVSTFRTDYYAKAVIISTGNKPRLTGAKNEEKFLNDKGISFCATCDAARNTGKRIMVIGSGDAAIEEGMFLTKFAREVIVSVIHDEGIMDANKVAQEKALANPKMKFMWNTVVDSFEGDDTLKQVVLKNIKTGELIPVDVDTCFLFIGYVPNTKMFEGFIDMTQRGYIKTNENMETSREGFFAVGDCRDKILRQVATAVGDGAIAGFMAEKYVEELEYVQREIFEAKGLIMAFVYNAVEALDREFLARVEQVQREHKDKIQLRRIDVYKSDRIACRLDYTKTPSLIFMKDGKVLENVTDLSNLEQMISQMIAKYA
- a CDS encoding P-loop NTPase; its protein translation is MSAQIEKFSKMNIKHLIGVVSGKGGVGKSTISVLVAQALAARGYKTGLLDADMTGPSIPRLLGIEGLKGESDGEKIFPLEADQGIKVISVNMFLPDEDEPVIWRGPLLAGALKQFYEDVEWGELDYLVVDFPPGTSDVVLSGFQQLPLDGIVVVVTPQDFVSMIVAKSIKMALKTDVKVLGMVENMGSMICPHCGTEFSLFAQGQAREGDTLQLPVLARFPWRQELAQRGALLWNDLPQDLRVTADSLVQNIMISLQ